From a single Oreochromis niloticus isolate F11D_XX linkage group LG4, O_niloticus_UMD_NMBU, whole genome shotgun sequence genomic region:
- the LOC109202011 gene encoding ferritin, middle subunit — MESQVRQNYHRDCEAAINRMVNMELFASYTYTSMAFYFDRDDVALPGFSHFFKENSHEEREHADKLLSFQNKRGGRILLQDIKKPERDEWGSGLEAMQCALQLEKNVNQALLDLHKLASQHNDPHLCDFLESHYLDEQVKSIKKLGDHITNLTRMDAHNNKMAEYLFDKHTLGDKS, encoded by the exons ATGGAGTCCCAAGTGCGTCAGAACTACCACCGCGACTGCGAGGCCGCCATCAACCGGATGGTGAACATGGAGCTGTTTGCCTCTTACACCTACACTTCTATG gcCTTCTACTTTGACCGTGATGATGTGGCCCTGCCAGGCTTCTCCCACTTCTTCAAGGAGAACAGCCATGAGGAGAGGGAGCACGCTGACAAGCTGCTGTCCTTCCAGAACAAGAGAGGAGGTCGCATCTTACTCCAGGACATCAAG AAACCAGAGCGTGACGAGTGGGGCAGCGGGCTGGAGGCCATGCAGTGTGCTCTGCAGCTGGAGAAGAATGTCAACCAGGCTCTGCTGGACCTGCACAAGCTGGCTTCTCAGCATAATGACCCTCAT CTGTGTGACTTCCTGGAGAGCCACTACCTGGATGAGCAGGTGAAGTCAATCAAGAAGCTGGGTGACCACATCACTAACCTGACCCGCATGGACGCCCACAACAACAAGATGGCAGAGTACCTGTTTGACAAGCACACTCTGGGTGACAAGAGCTAA
- the LOC100708797 gene encoding ferritin, middle subunit has protein sequence MESQVRQNYHRDCEAAINRMVNMELFASYTYTSMAFYFDRDDVALPGFSHFFKENSHEEREHADKLLSFQNKRGGRILLQDIKKPERDEWGSGVEAMQCALQLEKNVNQALLDLHKLASQHNDPHLCDFLESHYLDEQVKSIKKLGDHITNLTRMDAHKNKMAEYLFDKHTLGDKS, from the exons ATGGAGTCCCAAGTGCGTCAGAACTACCACCGCGACTGCGAGGCCGCCATCAACCGGATGGTGAACATGGAGCTGTTTGCCTCTTACACCTACACTTCTATG GCCTTCTACTTTGACCGTGATGATGTGGCCCTGCCAGGCTTCTCCCACTTCTTCAAGGAGAACAGCCATGAGGAGAGGGAGCACGCTGACAAGCTGCTGTCCTTCCAGAACAAGAGAGGAGGCCGCATCTTACTCCAGGACATCAAG aaACCAGAGCGTGACGAGTGGGGCAGCGGGGTGGAGGCCATGCAGTGTGCTCTGCAGCTGGAGAAGAATGTCAACCAGGCTCTGCTGGACCTGCACAAGCTGGCTTCTCAGCATAATGACCCTCAT CTGTGTGACTTCCTGGAGAGCCACTACCTGGATGAGCAGGTGAAGTCAATCAAGAAGCTGGGTGACCACATCACTAACCTCACCCGCATGGACGCCCACAAAAACAAGATGGCAGAGTACCTGTTTGACAAGCACACTCTGGGTGACAAGAGCTAA